The Salvia miltiorrhiza cultivar Shanhuang (shh) chromosome 1, IMPLAD_Smil_shh, whole genome shotgun sequence genome has a window encoding:
- the LOC131004411 gene encoding probable zinc metalloprotease EGY1, chloroplastic codes for MGTLSSFSFSLISPNGGNFRDKFQNNRTKCLLCGEILLKRRRRLVARGDFGRLNSVIRSCYNGESNKSDDSSSSSSSNGERESNENSNLATMTPAEKKSEDNADDPPASASSREPSFTPAYSNFQVDSFKLMELLGPEKVDPSDVKVIKDKLFGYSTFWVTREEPFGDFGEGILFLGNLRGKREDVFSKLQTQLKEIMGDKYNLFMVEEPNSEEEDPRGGPRVSFGMLRKEVSEPGQTTLWQYVIAFLLFLFTIGSSVELGIASQVSRLPPEIVKYFTDPNAVEPPDMQQLVPFVESALPLAYGVLGVQLFHEVGHFFAAFPRKVKLSIPYFIPNITLGSFGAITQFKSILPDRKAKVDISLTGPFAGAALSFSMFSVGLLLSSNPSVAAGDMIQVPSMLFQGSLLLGLISRAVLGYATMHAATVSIHPLVIAGWCGLTTSAFNLLPVGCLDGGRAMQGSFGKNALIASGLATYSLLGLGVLGGPLSLPWGLYVLICQRNPEKPCLNDVSEVGTWRKVVFAAAIFLVVMTLLPVWDELAEELGIGLVTSL; via the exons ATGGGGACATTATCCAGCTTTAGTTTCAGTCTAATCTCTCCGAATGGGGGTAATTTCAGAGATAAATTTCAGAACAATCGCACCAAATGTTTACTGTGCGGTGAGATTTTGCTGAAGAGACGACGGCGGTTGGTTGCGAGAGGGGATTTCGGGAGGTTGAATTCTGTAATTAGGTCTTGTTATAATGGTGAAAGTAATAAGAGTGATGATAGCAGTAGTAGTAGTAGCAGCAACGGTGAAAGAGAAAGCAACGAGAATTCCAATTTGGCTACGATGACGCCTGCTGAGAAGAAATCCGAGGATAATGCCGATGATCCGCCGGCTTCTGCGTCTTCGCGG GAACCATCATTTACACCTGCTTACAGTAATTTCCAAGTAGACTCTTTTAAATTGATGGAATTGCTGGGCCCAGAAAAGGTTGACCCTTCTGATGTAAAAGTTATCAAGGACAAGCTTTTTGGCTATTCAACCTTTTGGGTAACTAGAGAAGAGCCTTTTGGTGATTTTGGAGAAGGCATTCTTTTTCTTGGAAATCTTCGGGGAAAGAGAGAAGATGTCTTCTCAAAACTTCAGACTCAGCTGAAAGAAATAATGGGAGACAAGTACAACCTGTTCATGGTGGAGGAGCCTAATTCTGAAGAGGAAGACCCTCGGGGAGGCCCCCGCGTCAGTTTTGGCATGTTGCGCAAAGAGGTTTCAGAGCCAGGTCAAACAACACTTTGGCAATATGTGATTGCTTTTCTATTGTTTCTTTTTACTATTGGTTCCTCAGTGGAGCTCGGGATAGCATCTCAG GTAAGTAGACTTCCTCCAGAGATAGTGAAATACTTCACAGATCCCAATGCTGTTGAACCACCAGACATGCAGCAGCTGGTTCCATTTGTGGAGTCTGCTTTGCCTCTGGCCTATGGCGTATTGGGGGTTCAGTTATTTCAT GAAGTTGGACATTTTTTTGCTGCTTTTCCACGGAAAGTAAAATTGAGTATTCCATATTTTATTCCAAACATTACCCTTGGTAGTTTTGGTGCGATCACTCAG TTCAAGTCTATTCTTCCTGATCGGAAAGCAAAAGTAGATATTTCCTTGACGGGACCATTTGCAGGAGCTGCTTTGTCTTTTTCAATGTTTTCTGTCGGGCTGCTGCTTTCATCAAACCCATCTGTGGCAGCAGGAGATATGATTCAGGTTCCAAGCATGCTCTTCCAGGGTTCTTTGCTGCTTGGGCTTATCAGCAGAGCTGTCCTAGGTTATGC GACTATGCATGCAGCAACAGTATCAATTCATCCTCTGGTGATTGCTGGCTG GTGTGGGTTGACGACATCAGCCTTTAACTTGCTACCTGTTGGATGTCTCGATGGCGGAAGAGCCATGCAG GGCTCTTTTGGGAAAAACGCACTGATTGCTTCTGGTTTGGCTACATACAGTCTGCTGGGTTTGGGAGTG CTGGGGGGTCCCTTATCGCTTCCTTGGGGATTATACGTGCTGATATGTCAG AGGAACCCAGAAAAGCCGTGCTTGAACGATGTATCGGAGGTTGGGACTTGGCGAAAGGTGGTGTTTGCTGCTGCGATTTTTCTTGTGGTGATGACGCTTCTCCCAGTGTGGGACGAGCTAGCAGAAGAGTTAGGTATAGGCCTTGTAACGTCGTTATAG
- the LOC131004568 gene encoding transcription factor MYB60 has protein sequence MGRPPCCDKVGIKKGPWTPEEDIILVSYIQEHGPGNWRAVPTNTGLLRCSKSCRLRWTNYLRPGIKRGNFTPHEEGMIIHLQALLGNKWAAIATYLPQRTDNDIKNYWNTHLKKKLKKFQSGLEPQMAGDPTAFHQFASKSYGESSKNESSLRIGENSSVYASSAENISRLLEGWMRSSPLQPNTNQINGISNHDNKFYGNFGKIIPNFENSDASASLIQCYRPQKMEHVMPSDHELEGMLVFDHHHHHKSSCDSSQKGSESSGLIDHDKACFEHEQKAKIDGNPPLSFLEKWLLDESAAQVEGAMELPPIF, from the exons ATGGGAAGGCCTCCATGCTGTGACAAAGTTGGCATCAAGAAAGGTCCATGGACTCCCGAAGAAGATATAATTTTGGTCTCCTATATTCAAGAACATGGTCCCGGTAATTGGAGAGCCGTGCCTACGAATACCg GATTGTTGAGGTGCAGCAAGAGCTGCAGGCTGAGGTGGACGAACTACCTAAGACCAGGGATCAAGAGGGGCAATTTCACCCCTCATGAAGAAGGGATGATAATCCATCTACAAGCTTTATTAGGAAACAA ATGGGCCGCCATAGCTACGTATCTGCCGCAGAGAACAGACAACGACATCAAGAACTACTGGAACACGcacttgaagaagaagctcaagAAGTTCCAATCCGGTTTGGAGCCTCAAATGGCAGGCGATCCCACGGCGTTTCATCAGTTCGCGTCCAAGAGTTACGGCGAAAGCAGCAAGAATGAATCCAGCCTCAGAATCGGGGAGAATTCATCGGTGTACGCTTCCAGCGCAGAAAACATCTCGAGGCTTCTAGAAGGATGGATGCGATCATCTCCTCTCCAACCCAACACCAACCAGATAAACGGAATTAGTAATCATGATAATAAATTTTACGGCAATTTCGGGAAAATAATCCCAAATTTCGAAAACAGCGATGCTTCCGCTTCACTGATCCAGTGCTACAGGCCGCAGAAGATGGAGCACGTGATGCCGTCTGATCATGAATTGGAAGGGATGTTGGTGtttgatcatcatcatcatcacaaGTCGTCGTGTGATTCTAGCCAGAAGGGATCGGAGAGCAGCGGATTGATTGATCATGATAAGGCGTGTTTCGAGCACGAGCAGAAGGCCAAGATCGACGGCAATCCGCCATTGTCGTTTCTTGAGAAATGGTTGCTGGATGAGAGCGCAGCTCAAGTTGAAGGAGCTATGGAACTGCCACCGATATTTTAA
- the LOC131004758 gene encoding uncharacterized protein LOC131004758 isoform X1: MQLKTGKKSLLALVLLLCLWIMGRIGSCKLWLNLMVIKERSYIDRERVPKAYAHGVDGSHPTMERRSSPISLLYIGKILLAFLLLFVIGAVFTLFLENLPQIILYINSSI; the protein is encoded by the exons ATGCAGTTAAAGACGGGGAAGAAGAGCCTGTTAGCTTTGGTCCTACTTCTCTGCTTGTGGATTATGGGTCGGATTGGAAGCTGCAAACTGTGGTTGAATCTAATG GTGATAAAGGAGAGGTCCTACATTGACAGGGAAAGAGTGCCGAAAGCTTATGCTCAT GGCGTCGATGGTTCACATCCGACTATGGAGAGACGGTCGTCGCCCATCAGTTTACTGTACATCGGGAAGATATTGTTAGCCTTTCTTCTCTTATTCGTGATTGGTGCTGTATTCACTTTGTTTCTGGAAAACCTTCCTCAAATCATCTTGTACATCAACTCTTCAATATGA
- the LOC131004758 gene encoding uncharacterized protein LOC131004758 isoform X2, whose product MAEGKEDSEVKHPHQPLPFLEVLCKSSGKIRRFAAGTEARFAVNLINKKLLSNDGGGGNFLLATHIDAVKDGEEEPVSFGPTSLLVDYGSDWKLQTVVESNGDKGEVLH is encoded by the exons ATGGCGGAGGGCAAGGAGGATTCTGAAGTCAAACATCCTCACCAACCTCTACCT TTTCTAGAGGTGTTGTGCAAGAGTTCCGGCAAAATTAGGCGTTTTGCTGCCGGAACTGAAGCGCGTTTCGCGGTTAATTTGATAAACAAGAAGCTGCTTTCTAACGACGGCGGTGGAGGAAATTTTTTGCTGGCAACACACATTGATGCAGTTAAAGACGGGGAAGAAGAGCCTGTTAGCTTTGGTCCTACTTCTCTGCTTGTGGATTATGGGTCGGATTGGAAGCTGCAAACTGTGGTTGAATCTAATG GTGATAAAGGAGAGGTCCTACATTGA
- the LOC131004515 gene encoding F-box protein SKIP24, with amino-acid sequence MSVLPDELWRSIMEIGIQTKTLDYKNLCCLSITCRRLRRLAAEDSLWSHLLLSDFPSTKNNSNSGDGDRKIGTRDNSYTSSSNSSSMAKYLYQIRYEKDREKKRLAHRRAILRIESEIAERLRKIGEIKLQSLEEKKKMSKAVAELFNLRRIRQASVAVNVWQPEIIRSRQREMVQQTNVPVDVRINALEMELSLCKQQIAAFDNAIRVEKKRCRAAEEELASVKYHPLHDLENTRGHSSGCGVRSTRLKHTSMVPECFIIGLEHKRQCNLHSTTYNLHMPRLNPILQTEGKILWKLLQFLQFSLHLLGKILQFRLEIVLNTEREERRTSQNHLHGIPLGKSQAHKVIKLGDERVLDAGDQQNRVLIS; translated from the exons ATGTCGGTGCTACCGGACGAGCTGTGGAGAAGCATAATGGAGATTGGTATTCAAACCAAAACTCTAGATTACAAGAATCTGTGCTGCCTCTCCATCACCTGCCGCCGGCTTCGGCGACTCGCCGCCGAAGATTCTCTCTGGTCGCATCTTCTTCTTTCCGATTTCCCTTCTacgaaaaacaattcaaattcgGGCGACGGTGATAGGAAAATCGGTACCCGAGATAACAGTTACACCTCGTCTTCAAATTCCAGCAGCATGGCCAAGTACCTCTACCAAATTAG GTATGAGAAGGATAGAGAAAAAAAGCGGCTAGCACACAGAAGAGCTATTCTTAGAATCGAGAGTGAAATAGCTGAGCGTTTGAGGAAAATTGGGGAGATAAAGCTCCAGTCCTTGGAGGAGAAAAAGAAGATGAGTAAGGCAGTTGCTGAGCTGTTCAATCTGCGTAGGATAAG GCAAGCTTCTGTTGCAGTGAATGTTTGGCAGCCAGAAATTATTCGGAGCAGACAAAGGGAGATGGTTCAACAGACCAATGTGCCTGTTGATGTTCGGATCAATGCTCTCGAGATGGAGCTTAGCCTTTGCAAGCAACAGATTGCAGCGTTTGATAATGCCATT CGAGTTGAGAAAAAGAGGTGCCGCGCAGCTGAAGAAGAGCTGGCTTCGGTGAAATACCATCCGTTGCACGATCTTGAGAACACTAGGGGACATTCAAGTGGATGCGGAGTTAGAAGTACAAGGTTGAAACATACCTCAATG GTCCCTGAATGCTTCATCATTGGCCTTGAGCATAAGCGGCAGTGCAACCTTCACTCCACAACGTACAACCTCCATATGCCGAGGCTTAATCCTATTCTCCAAACTGAAGGCAAAATACTGTGGAAACTCCTTCAATTCCTCCAATTTTCCCTCCATCTCCTTGGTAAAATACTCCAATTTCGGCTTGAAATTGTTCTCAATACTGAACGTGAAGAGCGCCGGACATCTCAGAACCATCTCCACGGCATCCCTCTTGGAAAATCCCAAGCTCACAAAGTAATTAAGCTTGGGGATGAGCGTGTTCTCGACGCTGGAGACCAGCAGAATCGGGTCTTGATAAGCTAG
- the LOC131004419 gene encoding probable GTP-binding protein OBGM, mitochondrial, with protein sequence MWSWSRKTTTYLEAITKFSTSQWLSLSCSYSGSSSMRKKVAPLQERKMIDQFRLCAKGGDGGTGCFSVRRSRHDRRGRPDGGDGGRGGDVILECSAAVWDFRGLQHHINAKRGGNGISKNMIGSRGDDKVVLVPVGTVIHLIEGDFPSSVEKKSSGILDPWDIPGTLDFGSSESSRQSTSEGREKMEKTANVNENSAPSSKEDFKEPPSPQFSHSRGKPRNQIESDFFPKAHGYSEWEDMDGEVSVSGSECEEDMEEVDEIQYNVAELTEPGQQIIVAQGGDGGLGNLHLTKGSKTSKNPAALKMEDMPDDDAHEALNVGLPGTEAVLLLELKSIADVGLVGMPNAGKSTLLGALSRAKPTVGHYAFTTLRPNLGNINFDDLSITVADIPGLIKGAHENRGLGHAFLRHIERTKVLAYVVDLGAAIDGRKGIPPWEQLKELMLELEFYREGLSGRPSLVVANKIDEAGAEQVYQELKQRVHGVHIFPVCAVLEEGISELKAGLKMLVDGEESPQLKLDSIVVD encoded by the exons ATGTGGTCATGGAGCAGAAAAACAACCACGTATTTGGAAGCTATCACAAAATTCTCAACGTCGCAATGGCTTTCCCTTTCTTGCTCTTATTCAGGCAGTTCTTCCATGAGGAAGAAAGTTGCACCTTTACAG GAGCGCAAAATGATAGATCAATTCAGGCTATGTGCTAAAGGAGGTGATGGAGGAACTGGTTGTTTCAGTGTTCGTCGCAGCCGTCATGACCGACGTGGCAGACCTGATG GTGGtgatggtggcagaggtggTGATGTGATCTTAGAATGTTCCGCGGCAGTTTGGGACTTCAGAGGTCTGCAACATCATATT AATGCAAAGAGAGGAGGGAATGGAATTTCCAAAAATATGATAGGGAGTCGAGGAGATGACAAG GTTGTTCTGGTACCTGTTGGCACTGTTATTCATCTTATTGAGGGCGACTTCCCCTCTTCGGTCGAGAAAAAGTCTTCTGGAATATTGGATCCTTGGGACATCCCTGGTACGCTTGATTTTGGTTCTTCTGAATCTTCCCGGCAATCAACTTCTGAGGGAAGAGAAAAGATGGAGAAGACGGCCAATGTTAATGAGAACTCAGCTCCTTCAAGTAAAGAGGACTTCAAAGAACCACCTTCTCCTCAATTTTCTCATTCCAGAGGAAAACCCCGTAATCAAATTGAATCCGATTTCTTCCCTAAGGCGCATGGCTACAGCGAGTGGGAGGATATGGATGGTGAAGTAAGCGTGTCTGGATCAGAGTGCGAGGAAGATATGGAAGAGGTAGATGAAATACAGTACAACGTTGCTGAACTAACAGAGCCTGGCCAGCAAATCATTGTTGCCCAAGGAGGTGATGGCGGTCTGGGCAATCTGCATTTGACAAAAGGTTCTAAGACGAGCAAAAATCCTGCCGCCTTGAAAATGGAGGACATGCCTGACGATGATGCCCATGAAGCACTTAATGTCGGCTTGCCTGGCACTGAAGCTGTTCTTCTGTTAGAGCTCAAGAGTATTGCTGATGTGGGCCTTGTGGGGATGCCAAATGCTGGTAAAAGCACTCTTCTCGGTGCATTATCAAGGGCTAAGCCTACGGTTGGCCACTATGCCTTCACCACCCTAAGACCTAACTTAGGTAACATAAACTTTGATGATCTTTCCATCACTGTTGCTGATATCCCAGGGCTTATAAAGGGAGCACATGAAAATCGCGGTCTTGGACATGCCTTCCTACGTCACATTGAACGCACCAAAGTATTGGCGTATGTGGTGGATTTAGGTGCAGCCATAGATGGTCGAAAGGGCATACCTCCATGGGAGCAGCTGAAGGAACTGATGTTGGAGCTAGAATTCTATCGCGAGGGCCTCTCCGGTCGACCATCCTTGGTTGTAGCGAATAAAATTGACGAGGCAGGGGCAGAACAAGTGTATCAAGAGCTGAAGCAAAGAGTGCATGGTGTTCATATTTTCCCAGTCTGTGCTGTTCTGGAAGAGGGAATATCAGAGTTAAAAGCTGGTCTCAAGATGCTTGTGGATGGAGAAGAGTCGCCGCAACTAAAATTGGATAGTATTGTGGTTGATTAG